A single window of Nymphaea colorata chloroplast, complete genome DNA harbors:
- the rpl23 gene encoding ribosomal protein L23, which produces MDGIKYAVFTEKSIRLLGNNQYTSNVESGSTRTEIKHWIELFFGVKVVAMNSHRLPGKGRRMGPIMRHTMHYRRMIITLQPGYSIPPLIEKRT; this is translated from the coding sequence ATGGATGGAATCAAATATGCAGTATTTACAGAAAAAAGTATTCGGTTATTGGGGAACAATCAATATACTTCTAATGTCGAATCAGGATCAACTAGGACAGAAATAAAGCATTGGATCGAACTCTTCTTTGGTGTCAAGGTAGTAGCTATGAATAGCCATCGACTCCCGGGAAAGGGTAGAAGAATGGGACCTATTATGCGACATACAATGCATTACAGACGTATGATCATTACGCTTCAACCGGGTTATTCTATTCCACCTCTTATAGAGAAAAGAACTTAA